The Gasterosteus aculeatus chromosome 18, fGasAcu3.hap1.1, whole genome shotgun sequence genome segment AATACGTTAATGCAACCGCGTGTCCATCCTGCACGTTTCCTTCATCCTAACATGACATACATTTCAAAACAGAGGGTTTACTCACATAATTCAACTTTGGCATGATGGTTCTGCACCCGCCCATTTTAAATTTGAACAGGTTGAATATCTCTTCCGGGTGGGCCAGTGACTTCAGGATGTCCATGTCGCTTCGTGGGCTTTCGGCTGTTATTCTGACAAACTGACGTGTGAAGCTGGAGAGATGTTCCCCATCTGAGCGGGGCGTCGCGGAGAAGCAGCGAGCCGCGGCGGCACCACGGAGGGAGTGCGGCTTTCCTGTCTGAGAAGTCGTCAGATCGAGCGACGCCTCCGATTGGCTCTCGGGCCATGGGCATACGGCGCGGCGTCCAATGGGTGACCAGAGCGCCTGGTGTGATGCCCCGCCCAAGCGGACGGGCAGTGGAGCGCGGTCTGTGATTGGTCCGTTGTTCGTCCTCCAAGGAAACCATACCTGCTCATTGCATTTATGTAATCGTGGGACCTGTGTGGAACACATGCATTATTTTACTGTTCTAACCTTTGTGCTAGTTCGTCCATGAGTACATTTCTTTGTATATTATGTCTGGTCTGACAGTGCTCATCCGTTTATGCCATTTTGTCCAGCATGGAGGCAGGTTATcatttttgtgattatttattaaatCCTTAATATGAAAAGATGCGCTTTTTTGATTCTGtgcagaaaaatggaaaaatgaaaGAGAAGAGGATGTGTATTGTTTATATAAGTGAACAAGAGTACAAACTATTCCACTCTACAGATCGACTACACACAATTACATAAAAGTACTAAATGTACCATTGCcagtgaaatatatttattatgaatTTAAAAGAGGTAAGAGAATCAATAGGTGTCTTCCCTCATGATAGTTGTAGGCTATTAGAAATAAATTGacaacccggttcataaaattagtaaaaatgcatatagtgtaccccagaatacagccatgattctgaaactgtgtaatcaataaagtaatgacaatattgtaaaaccactgtaattctgcaactatAATAGAATAacatcaatgtacagttatgattgtattttatgtaatgtaatcaactggaatgcatccatgtaatacttgaacaacaactgatgttGACTGAGGGTCATTCCGAgggaaatccgagttacattgaattcaccagaagaccactcccagaggcgtgggcactaactttcacacctttaagcattggtataaatacctgtaggaaccattgtgcTCGAGTTTGCTGGTGAAGGCGACAAACGGGCACTAGGGacggtcaaaaggactgacctggggcctgttggttgctgagaccggcggctcctcagctgagatgttctttttaccacaacaccatcacttttattaaatacatttgatttaaccttttgatctgcaatgacctctgtccgtccggcgtttcttcatttttgaatactaCATAGTCTAACTTAGTTAAGCGTTGCTGCCTCAATGTCGAGTAGCAATTAATTATGGAAATATGCGGTTGATGAACACAATCACTTCGGGGAAAAGCCCCTGAGAAACTGGCCTTTTTCACGGCGGACTTTGGACTTATCATAAGAAAGGGGCATCTAATGACATTAGCCATGACTGTAAGTGTCCCGGTAAGCCGTGACAGTGTGACAGCGAGCTAACACGCACACCATAGAGCGCTGGTATGGTGATAAATGGTGCTCTGGGACACTTGAATACAACTGATTCCAAAGTCACATTGTGTTGACTGAGAGAAAGCTGCAGtctgcagcctgtgtgtgtgaacgcctGCAGCAATCAGtatgcaatgaaaaaaaaggctgcaggaAACATGGCAGCAGAATGCACAGGGGCCTATGTTTCCTCAGCTCTGTGTTTCCTGAGTCCTATGCTCCCTTAGTACCTTGTCCCTGTGTTCTCTTCGTTCCCTCGTGTGCCGCACATTTTAGTAAGGTTGGTAATGCGATAGAAATGCCGAAGCCAGTAAGATTCATTATTTAGGCACCGTGAAGGCCGGGATACAATTTCCTTGCAATCCATCTGATATTTATTGAGacattttatgaaaaataaatcaaatgttatACTCTTTATTGCAGCATTTAAGATTTGAAACAAACCATGACTTGGAGGCAGAGATAAGCTACAGTAGGTCGGACACCAAAATAAGAGTATCACACAGATCCTGTCAAACACGCTCCTCTGCATGGCTGTTTGTAGCAAACCCTCCTCATATACATTTGCAGAGTTCAACTTAAAGCAACGCCTCTCTACATCTTTTACTGCGCAACATTTCTCATGAGCCATgtgagaggacagaggagattaCAGTGGTTGTCGCCGTAGGCTGGATATCAGGATGGCTGCTGCTGAGTATTTTCCCAGCCTCTTTTGACTTTAtgagttaaaaatgcaataattCACTAAAATGTCATTTTGTCACACCCAACCAAAACTCGCCTGTCCTGTTTTCATCCCTCGGGCAATGTTTGACAGATCCGATATATCTACTCAGGTTTGAGTATTGCACTCATATTTCACTAATCAGCTTGATGGTTTGATTCCCGAGCATTActgagaggaggagctgagtgCTAAAAGTCATCAACTCTCAAGCAGATCCAGGTAAACGCGTTGGGAGTGCGACCCATCAGCGGCCGCTCTTCTGGTTCTGTTCCTcggagcttctttttttttgagagaCCAGACAGCGTTGGTACATCGACCACTGACCCTGTAAGGGAAAGAGGAGACACATTTCAATTTAATTAGATTCCTAAAATACCAAGGCGAAGGACTCCGGTTTGGACTCATGTAAGTAAACTCAGAACAACATCCAGGGTTTGACCTGAAAGACAGCTGTCGACactagaagaaaaaaacgagCCGATTAGCGCTCAGAGCAACCAACCAAGGGAGGTTGGTTGCTCTGAGTGCTAATCGGCtcgtttttttcttcaggtCGGGCCGTAAACGATCTCGGGTTGATGGAAATGAAAAGGAGCCATATTTGGAAAGTCTCAAACCTCTGCGGCAAAGATGTGAGACCGGCTCGACCCCAGAGCGCGCCGGACAGAAGTGAGTATACAGTGAGTACTTACCGTGAGTACTTACAGTGTATACGTACTTACAGTGAGTACTTACAGTGTATACGTGAAGCTCATGTGTGAGGCGAAGCTGATGTCTCAAGCGATGCGCTTCAACAGGAAAGTGCAGGTTTATTTATCCAGCCGGGGGAATTTCAGAACACTTTTTCACTTCCTTTTAGTAGCAGCAAAGTAGAGGGCTCAAGAGTGTCACAGTATGTCATCTTGATCATCATTACTGTTCCACGGAGTATTCTCTTTAAGAGAACTTAAGAGGACTTATcggctaaaataaaataaactatatTAATAACTTTTATAGTCAGCTGAACCATATGAGAATTGTTGCATTTTGCTTTCATTGAGGCCCTCCTGAAAGGGTCAAAACCAGTCATGGGATATTCTTCTCATCAAGATTTGTGTTGAACAAACAAGATGTGAGGTGTTACTCATTAGGAgtatttggttttctttgttACCTTTATAGAGGCGGcttattattcttatttctATTATCATTCTATTATCTGTCCTCTCCTTCAACTGtacccaaaatgtcaaactattacTTTATAACCAAAATGATTGTTACTTGTATCTCTTAAATGTTTTGCATtgaagattcaattcaattccacCACTTTCACAGTGTTTATGCTTTAAATAATTTGCATCTGGGTCACAGGAAGAGCTGCATGCACGACACCTGCAGGATCGCGGGGACCAAACAGCTGCCGAACAGCTGGAGCTTCTTCGAGCAGATGTCCTGCTGGGCCGACACGCAGCACTCTGTGAACCAAGTATCGGAGCATCTCAGGTCCGGTCGGCACAACGATGACATTTGCCTCGACGAGTCGGTCACCAAGAAGTTTTGGCAGTTTCACCGCGACATCACCGAGGAAAGCGGCGCCCACGTTAAGCAGCACGCGTGGGGCGTCATAGAGAGCCGGGAGGAGGTTGTCATGTATGGACCTTATCACCCCGACTACCACAAGGGAGAACACAGCGAGGACATCATCATCGCTCAAACGCAGGACCTTCTGCAGTCCCAGTCCGCCTCGCAGGGCCGCGCCGTGTACGTTTTCACCGTGAACAGCCCGTGCTTGGCCCGGAACGCGCGCGCGTGCATGCTGAACCTGGTGCACAAAGCTCACGAGTGGTGGCGCAAGTACGGAGTCAAGACCCGCGTTGGTTATTTGAAATGCTGGGGATTCAAAGGAACCAAGGAGCATCTGTTCAAGGGCGTGAACCACAGCCAAGTGGACTTCGTGGATCAGAACCAGGACCACGGGAGCTACGTCACAGCCGCCGAGAAGACTGAAATGACTCCTTTGAGTGAGGTCGTGTTTGCTGCCGTGAAAAACTCCCCGAGATCTGCTGCTTTCGCCTGGGGAAGCATCGCGCAGGGGCAAGACTGGAAGAGCCACTTTAAAAACATGCGGAGTGTTTTTGAAAGTGTAccagaagaggagaaaaacatcTGCACGCAGGAGACAGACGCCGTGGTCGAAGCTGCGCGGGTTCTGCTTTCAGACAAACGGGAGAGCTTTGAGGGATATTTAGAAAGAGGACGTGCGTTCGCTCTTGGTTACGCTTTCAGCTCGCGGTTGTCTGCGGCCCTGCAGGCGCAGATAAGACTCCGGTTTCGACAGTGCTGGGAGGAGATGGCGAAGGACAGATGTGCCGAGCTCATCAGGGAGAAGCTGACCGAGGACTTCAATCAGCGCACCGTGCAGCTTTTCATCAAAGATATCGCGATGTTCACTAAAGAATACTTGGAAATTGGAAGGATACCGATTCCAGAAGATGCGCCACAGGTTGACCTTCTGCACACGTTTGATGCGGATTGAATGGCAGCAGACACGCCGTTTGCATCGTGTCGAAATGCTTTGTCTTTATTAGTTTCCTCAGGCAGATACAGTTGCACACCGAGAAAGTCCACGCGTCTCCCACCGTGTCTTCACTTACAACACAACAAATGCAATTATACTGGAGTGGATTGTTTTTTTCTACATATATGCTCATATATTTGTCCCACTTTTACACACGCCGCCTTATGATTGTCACAAGCAAATCAAAGCAATGAGTATTAATAACACTCTGTACAGTCGGATACAACACATCAACAAGTCCCACCACCCTCAGCTAGTAGATGACAGTTAGATGACTGGGGGggtcatttaataataataaatactggGGGGGATTGAAGATGTATAAGCTTTTGTTATGGATGCACATCTGCTCTTGTGTCAGCAGAGGGCGCTATGTACAATAACTCCACCCACATTCATCGTGCTCGCTGTATAGGTagtttttcatgtattttttccaTAGAGGTGTCAATACTGACgtggtgtttttttacattttagatcAAAAATGGCTGATTGAGGAACAGAAGGTCACCAGGGAACTCTTTCTAACGCGTTGGAAATCACGTTTACCGACGGTCTCTGGTGCAGAGGAGTGATGCTTTTGAGCAATTCTTTCTGAATTGCAGTAAGATTTGAAGAAATGCATCTGATTAGCTGTTCTTTGTACAATTAGATGAAATTGTAAGTGTTCTTTGCAATCGCTGGTATCACATTTAAGTGACTGCAATCGGTGTGTTAATTTGGGAAGTGTGTAAGGGTTCAGTTCAACCCGGATCATAAAttacatacatgttttttttgtatttgcagaTATGTATTGCTGCTGAGACTGCTAAAAAATGTATACGTGGAGCTAAATGTGTCCTTTAAAAGACTTAATAGCAACGTGCTTCACCAAATATTCCGGATAATTGAATGTTTCAACTGTTTAAAACTACGAAACAtacaaaacactgaaaacaGACCTCAGTGAGGTTTGTGGATTAATAAGTAACCGACAAATTGTTTGATTGATAAAGAGACTTGATTATTGTCAACACGGTCTAGACAAAAtctagttgttgtttttgtttttaagtacACTTGCATCTCCTCATCGTGCGACCTTATAAACGAAGGTGTCCTGTGATTATTTTTCATGATTCGAACGTTCATAATTTTTTGTCAGAACTGtcaagatgaaaaagaaaacaattatattgaaataaaatagaCATTACTGTGATTTGTTACTGGTTTATGTTGCAGCATCCGCCGCCTCCCGCCCCTGCACAGGCGTGTTGGGGCGACCGACTGAAACTTTGTCCAATCGCAGTGGTGCTCTTTACCAAACTCGGTCCATCGGTTGCTGCTGCCGAATGCACGGTACCCGTGCACTTGTGTTAAAGATCTCCATTTCTTTTGTCCCAAAGCTTAGCACTGAAGGCACCGAACGGTGTGAAGGCTGCGGGAACATCTGCATCCAGAGCGTCAGTCTGCTTCCTGGAGACGCTCGTCTCTCTGGAGAGTTTAATCGGTAGGGTTTGATTGTGCAGGGTCGCGGGTCCTCTAGGCCAGGATGAGGCTGTTCCACGGCTCGGCTTTGGAGCCAGAAGACACGCTGTGGCCCCCGGGGGGCATCTTGAGAGGAATGGCCCCGCCTTGGGCTGCCATGTAGGCCGGCAGGGCTGAAATCTAGAAGGAGGGAGTAGAAAACGGTGAGAAGACCAGTAAAGGAATCTGTTACGTTATCTGTCCTTCCTACATTGACCTTTTCCTTTACTGTCTTTTCATTTGGCATATGtgataaatattaatataattcaTGCAAGCCAATCCTCATACGGTGATTTAGTTTCAAAGGACCTTTTGGAGCTTGTCATTAGGCCTTAAGCTGCAGCTAACTGGGCTTATCAGGTTCAGGTGATGAGCAATGAGGGCCTGTGTCGTCTTCATGATCCCAATTACAGACTCTAATGTGAAGAGCAACGATTCGACCGTAAAGCCGTCCGACCTGTGCGTGCGCGCTGTGGTGTGCGTACAAGCTGTGGGTGTCGGGCTCCGTCTTTATCGGCCGAGGCTCCTCGGTGGTGGCGGAGGCCCGGGGAGTGCCGCTGGGCGTGACGTGAGTCCCGTCACTGCCCGGGGTCCCTGTGCAGCGCCAGAACAGAAGTCATTGCACATTCTCAGACAGCATGCACACGGGGAAAGGGCCTCTTTAGTAGGCGTTGGCTACAGTGTGACCCTCGTAATCCAACGTCCATATCTACACAAACCCAAGCGTCTGTGGTTCTGAAACGCACCAGTTTGGGACTTGTTGAGGTTTTTGGGTTTACGTTTGCGGGTCTGGATCCCCTCTTTCTTCATGGCCAGGGGTCGTGCTACCTGTCAGGACACACGGGCGGTTAGATACAGAAACCGAGGGAGGAGAAGTGCAGTCTGTGAACGGCCTGTTGCTGCACCTACCCCGTGTAATTTCATGTAGAGGCCACAGGCGTTGCACACCGGCTCTCCCTCTGCGTTCCGTCGCcaaagggtggtggtggtggtgtgacaGTTGGTGCAGGACAGGCCGACCCTCCTCGAGGCAGACTGCGGCGAATAAACAATGCCACGCGTTAAAAAAAATGGCCATATGTTCCGGGGGAACGCCGCAGGTGAATTCATCAACCGCTGTCACCCACCAGCCGCCGCTGAGGTTTGATGAGAGGTCTGTTGATGCCGTTCATCTTGTGGTACAGTCCGCAGGCGTTGCACAGGTAGTGGCCTGTCCCATCTCGCCTCCACAGGGGGGTCGACATCGCCCCGCAGTTCACACACTCTCGCCCCTCGGCGAAGTCATCGAAAAGGTCTGAAGGAGGACGACGAGAATTtccaaaaaaacgttttctatCTGACCACAAACTTTCATGGTTCCTTAATAGCAAAAGCACTTAATGCGAACACATTGTTTGCCCAACAGAATTGCATGTATTCCCCATAGTTCTGGTATCACTTCACAGACCAAACTTTCAGCGCGGTTCCATGCCACATAACACATGTTCCCTCGAGGATAAACACTTTGCGTGCGTTAACAGGTGCAGGGGCGTCTCCACGCCACCAGGAGGTGCACGCTGCACAGACCCACACAGCAGCTAGAATCCCTCCTCATCTCTCGCCTCAGAATGATTAAGAATCGTCTGCAGCTATAGACGGAATGGAGCGCCATCGGGGACTTGGTGTCCATCGCATCTCTTTCTGCCTGTCTCTCAGTTAGCATGGCGTCTCATGCATTGTTGCGCATATTCAGTGTGGAGAACCACTCGACCTTTTCAGGGGGAGGAGGCTTCAGACAGTGGCTTAGTGAGAGCAAGGGTTCCTATATTTATCTGCGACCGTGAAGTTTTTCTGAGAATAAATTGAGGAAATGTGTGAAACAACAATTTATTGCAAAATAACATTAAGTGTACGCTGCACTGTGCACGTTCCTCATAATCCAAAGCATGAATCTGGCCTCCATGTGCTCCTTCCTCGCTGCAGGCCTCGTCCAAGGCTGGGAGCAAAGCAGACGCAGCGGGGCAAACCGACCTTGAGCCGTTCGCAGCCAACACAACGCAGCAACACAAGACGATGCACAAAAGaaacactgcagtgtgtgtgtgtgtgtctgaacagAGGTTGATGTGTTTTTGCCTTGTAAATGTCAGTGTGTGCACTTGTCAGGGGTGCTGAGGCTTTAAGGGGGGAAAGGTGAAAAGAGCTGTGAGATATAAGGCCCGTCCTGTAgctttaattgtgtttttgatgATTTAAATGTAAGAACAATGATTATTTATTAGCtttacacatatttattttcctttcggAGAAATCACTGGACCCTTCTAATTACATCTGACATCTATGATCAATAAAATCTGATAATATTGGGTGGGgtcttttttaataataatatacagtAACTTAGTAAATTCACTCAACGACAGTCTAACTTAACTTGACTATTACCATCTTATGCAATTTTTACTCCAAAACTATTTGAAGGACatagtaattaaaaaaacacaagatgagTGTGTAGAATATAATGAAACATTgctgtagatttttttttttattgtttaaatgaGCTTCATCCACGTTAAAATTAGGAGGAGTGATAAAATTCAACCACAGTTTTAACACATGTGTTTGTAGTCCTGTAAATTCTGGAAAAGGCAAACTCGATGAGTGAATTAAACTAAGCATTGAATTACTATTGTCTCAGATGTTTTAAGTTTGGGATGCGCCTGTTGTGATGAACTTCTTCCTTCATTCACCAGTTTCCCTTCCCTCCAAATCACCAACACAACAATGGAGACTTTCACTGCACGGCTCAACGCCGCTTCATCAAACACTGGGATGGGATTCATTTCATGTGAGTGTAAAACAATGAGCCTGAAACAAACGTCTCAGTGAGTAAGCGGCCTAAACGCTGTGATTTGATTGTCATTGTCATCCCGCGATGAGGTCAGTGTGGATCAATGCTGTTATCTGATAAAAGAGATTACCTCGTCGCTACGCCATGCAAATGGTTATCCCGCAAACAATTATAATGAGCAGTTTGTCTTGAAGTTCAATGCATAAACAAGGAGGTAATCTGCTGTTAATCAACTGTTAATAagataaaactaataataataagtcataATAATATGATATTACATGAtctaataatgataataatgacaaGTCTTTGAAAAAACGGACAAATAAGCAAAATCAATAATAAGGTCCAGTCCATTGCAGCCAGCTGAAGGCCAGAGTCAGAGTCACATACAGGCTGAAAAgctaaatatttcaataaaaatatttgactCTTCATGAGGGTGTGAGGAGTCTGCTGCTGATCAGGATCacattgttctctctctctctctctctctctctctctctctctctctctctctctctctcacacacacacacacacacacacacacacacacacacacacacacacacactcacacacttcaAATCAACTCTTAACTGATACACAAGGTCTGAGTCAAACACAATCCATAAAAAGAGATCCCTATAACTGAAGATAAGCCAAACATGTTTAATTatggtatttaaaaataatatgtgGGTAAATAATGCTGGAGTATTAAATTAAGCATAATGTAATCAATTGTGATTAATACTCATGACTGGCCTAT includes the following:
- the LOC120808365 gene encoding uncharacterized protein LOC120808365 gives rise to the protein MSGRKRSRVDGNEKEPYLESLKPLRQRCETGSTPERAGQKKSCMHDTCRIAGTKQLPNSWSFFEQMSCWADTQHSVNQVSEHLRSGRHNDDICLDESVTKKFWQFHRDITEESGAHVKQHAWGVIESREEVVMYGPYHPDYHKGEHSEDIIIAQTQDLLQSQSASQGRAVYVFTVNSPCLARNARACMLNLVHKAHEWWRKYGVKTRVGYLKCWGFKGTKEHLFKGVNHSQVDFVDQNQDHGSYVTAAEKTEMTPLSEVVFAAVKNSPRSAAFAWGSIAQGQDWKSHFKNMRSVFESVPEEEKNICTQETDAVVEAARVLLSDKRESFEGYLERGRAFALGYAFSSRLSAALQAQIRLRFRQCWEEMAKDRCAELIREKLTEDFNQRTVQLFIKDIAMFTKEYLEIGRIPIPEDAPQVDLLHTFDAD
- the gata4 gene encoding transcription factor GATA-4 isoform X3, coding for MYNIWSNCCRARDRIHTINIHTIDTDVQLQGEDMYQGIMTTNHGPHSYEAGFLHNTSTGTPPVYVPTTRVVTPMMPALPYLQTPGASQQGSPASSHSAWAQPCADAVPSYNHSPVSPRFAFSTSPPLSSGVATARDTAAPYGSSSSSSSPLNISANGREHYGGRSLSGSYHSHYPAYMGPNVGGAWSTSPFDNPVLHGLQTGAPHGTTRHPNIDLFDDFAEGRECVNCGAMSTPLWRRDGTGHYLCNACGLYHKMNGINRPLIKPQRRLSASRRVGLSCTNCHTTTTTLWRRNAEGEPVCNACGLYMKLHGVARPLAMKKEGIQTRKRKPKNLNKSQTGTPGSDGTHVTPSGTPRASATTEEPRPIKTEPDTHSLYAHHSAHAQISALPAYMAAQGGAIPLKMPPGGHSVSSGSKAEPWNSLILA